GTCCATCGTCCTACCTTCCTACTGCCGTCCTTCTCCAATCTGCCCAAAAGCATGTCGAACTAAAAGAGGACAAAGTACAAATCACCACATGACAATAAATACATGAATGCAACATCGTCAAAGTTCACATGTAAACTTGTTTTCCAGGAGAGATCAGTTATTAAAACCAGACAGAGCAACACATTGTTCTGAATCTAAAATTCACTCCATGCTCCTCACACCTGTTTTTATTACAAACATTTGTCAAACGTTGCTTTAACATATACCTATTTTTCATATTctttaagtattttttaaacacatgagcTGTTTCAGAGCCAATCGTATTTAACGAGGACAACACCGGGAATCATGCAGGTCTCATCTGCCCTGCGGGAAGCACAGTGAACCAGCTCTGCTCTTCTAAGATGTTCAACATCAGCTCATCTGTCACCAGCGCAAAGCTTCTGTGCTAACGTTCGACCACAGAGTAAGACGGGCCGCCCACCTCTCGACTCTCAATGACAAGTTCGCTGACACAGCGCATGAACATGTTCTCGCCCTGGTTGTCTTTTTCATTgctgcaaaaaagaagaaacatgaaTTTAAACTTGGAGCTGTACAACATATCGTGTGTGTGGTGCAGGGCGAGAAATGTGTTTACCGCAGGAAGTAGAAATACTGCAGCGCTTCTCGTGGATCCGTGGACTCAAACTTGCGAGTGTAGAGCATGAGCAGGCGGATAAAATTGAGCCGACGCACCATGGGAGGGTCACCGGGCTCCTGGCTCACTGCGGGGACGATGTGATCAGTGAGATCGACAGGAAATAGAATATGCATGTGCATTACCCTACAAAATAAAGGTGATACTCACGTAGCTGAGCGCTTTGACCGGTGGACTTCAGCAGCAGCCGTAGCTCATACAGGACCAACGCCACGTGCACGGCGTGACTCCTGAGTCGCTCGACTCGAAACAGGAAAGCCACCGCCGCCTCAAACTGAGCCGTCAGGAACAACACCTGGAAATACAGGAAGGGCTGCTGGCTCGCAGAAAAATGGGACTCGCCTGCAGAGAAGAGGCGGAATAAAGACGGCAGGTGGGAAAATCAAGTGTCTGTGACCAAAACCTGCAAACAAGTTCAGGAGGAAACGGGTCGCGCTGCTCACATCCACATGAACATAGTAAACGAGCGTTTCCGATCACTCTGCGGAGATGGATGGAAGTCACCTGTGTGGGTGTTTCACCgtctcagacagaaactctgcgCTTCACAGAGCTGTGCACATGGCCACGTCCGGCTTTTTTAAACATGGGAGGAGAAATTTAAAGACGTTTTTTGAGTGCAGGTACTTAGTCATCaagtttactttttaattataattCCTAATCCTCTTGTTGGCTGAAAGTTTGAGGAGGAGAGCAGGGTGGACCATGTCAGCCATTTTACAGCCTTATCGCAGACTCCCAGCGTTTTAGTTCAAAACgggagagcgagggagagaggaggCGAGAGAGGGGGGAGATGAAGGGAATAAAAAGGACAAAGGGGGAGAGATAGGAGTGTGGGTGTGAGAggggggagagggggagggcgctgcaaacaagaaaagagaaagaagaaatgcacaGCAAAGAATGTGAAAGGACAAAAATCAGTGGGACGGCGATAATAGAGGACGGGGCTGCAGGAAAGCAGACGAGCCCGGCACCGGCAGCGTGTGAGAGAAATGAAGACGGGTTTTGGGCTTCGTGTCCTGCTGTGAAGCAAGATGGAGGACAACGAGGAACGCTGTGCCAGACAACCGAGGGAGGCGAGCGGCAGCGAGAGAGAAAGCAGAACGAGGCTCCGGGCTGTGCTTCCCACCGAGCAGCGAGGGCGGGAAAATGGGAGatggacagagagagggagagtaaGAGAGAGCTCCGAGTCTTATCTGAACAGAGCAGGATCAGCCTGCAGAAGGCAACACCCAAGGGAGAAAGCTGTGCTTTTGTCCGTCTGTGGGAGGGAAGGCCTCCTCGCGCCCTTGCACTTGTGTCCCGGACATGTTGAAGTCTTACTTTAAATCGATTCTGGATGAAGAATCAAAGCGTGTCTGCTGGTGCCTGTTCACAGGCGTGAGCAGCTGACCCACAGCTCTCTTTAAGGCTGCTCTCAGCTTTCTGGTGTGCAGCTCCGTGCTCAACACCACGCATGCCCCAAAAAGTGCCCCGAGTCTCTCGCTGTAATATTAATTATGGTGAGACATAAACTCGGCCCAGTTTGTTTCGGGCACTCTTAACGGCGTTTGACCCATTTTCATCTCCCTGCTTTAAGCTGAGGAGCTTTGCTGACGGTGTTTGATGAAGCCTGTGGAGATGTGGTGGTAGGTGTTGGTTAATTTGATGCAGGTAGCTGTAGCGCTTCCAAAGCAGGAAAGTCTCATCATCATGAGCACAAAGATGAACGACTGCTGCTATTTCCACATTTCCAGGTTACAGAAAAGAAATCAATTCACAAACAGACTCGTGAACTTTTGTTCCTGCCGACTATGACGAAGCTCTGAGTCACACTTGGCTCGTCGTCCATGGCAACAGCTGCTGAGGCTTATGGGGAGGGTAGTACTTCGAGCTGTTGGTACAGCAAAGAGAAGCGAGAATATTCATGTGCAGGAAACAGTTGAAATATTCATCGAGCGATTAGTTACACAGGAAAATGAATCACTTCTCTTTAACGATCACCGATGTTACTGATGAAAACTTCACATGTTTAGCATTTAACATCTATATGATgttttaaagattgtgaatCTGACATCATGTAAGAACACAACGAGACGCTGACAACAATAATCACCTGATGAAGCAAATCCTGAAGCGTGCTGTGATTCGtcaccagcacacacacattacaggtTGTGCACCTCGACTCTGTGCACAGAGGTGCTCGCACCATCGCTAATACGTCTGTTTGAACATTTTAACGGCTTAAACCAAACCAGCACTCAAGGAAACTCATTTTGATGTAGTTAAAAAGGTTTTAACGGACTCAAATTTAACTTAAGATTTTGTTTCTCAGACGACTCGCTCCTTACGAGGGACCGGTCGTCCGTGTGCACGCCGTCACCCTGCGTTCTACGTGTCCGCACAAACATGGATGCAGTCTCACAACAGCACGAGAGGCAAAGAGCAAACAGTAACCCAAATAAAATCTGCATCCCGGGAGGTGCAAACAGCTCGGCCGTGCAAGCCTGTGCTTGTTCCTCTGTGCTCGGGCAAAGAGATAATGGAAAAAGAGGAAGGTGGAGAGGCAATGTGATGCACCGCAATTCTCAGGAAACTCAAgttcatatatttgtagttatttCGAGAGCTGAAGGAGAATTTCAGTCCCCTACCATAGTCTTCCAGCAGCTGTTTCTGTAGCTGTGGCAGGGTGAGTCTGTCCTGAGGAGAGCTGCTGCCGTCATCATCGAAACACACCTGGTTCAGCTGTGGGGACACAACGCGACGCACATTACGCAAGGGAGCAGCACAGCCCCGAGATATCAAACTGGGACGATGATCTCTAACCGACCAGGATCAGGAAATCGTGCCTTTAACCCAAAAACAGCAAACCAGGGGAACGGTACCTTAAGCCAGAGGTAGTCCTCAGTCTTGTCTGCTATCTCGCCGTGGTTGTCATTGATGTCGCATTTCCCAATCATGCAGTAGACAGCTCTCTTGTATGGATCGGCACAGTTTCTCAGCACTCTGCGGTAGTGCAAGCGAAGCTTGTTCTCTGAAGTCGGGGAAAGTCTAAAGAGGAAAACCAGATAAAACGGGAAGCGCGATAAGACCGGTTTGACCTTCAGGACTTCTCTGTGTGCAGAGGATGAGAATGAGCTGAGCAGAGCTCACCGTCTGTCAGGACTCTTCATGTACTCCTGAAACCAGGTCTTGAAATCTCCCAGCTGATGTTGCATTCTGTTCACCACCTGCATGGCTGCATGCAGGTCGCCACAGCGCAGGCAGTAGTAGATCACAGCCCACACCGGGTGGCCTTCTATCTCGCCGTCCTGTTGTGCAAATTGAACAGAGTGGtcgtattatttatttattttgcagccaCTGCTTAATTCTTCAGACGGTCGGAGCTTCGCACTGCAGATGTGACCTGTCAGCCAAACAGACTCATCAAGAATCAGTGAAGCAACGGTGGGAAATTAAACCGTTTGCACCTACCAGTCGCTGGCTTTTAGAGCACAGGTGTGCATGACCAACTGCATGAATGCCAAAGAAAAGATAAACTCTTAAATATAAATGACATTTCTGATCAGCCCATCAGATTATTCTGATTAGGTACTCATGCACCAAGCCTGGGTCACCCTGCACAGACAGTATTACTGCAACAGTGAGGAAAGCAAATGAGTGTGGTAAAGGTTATTCAGGTAACGACTGGAgtggaaataataaaaatgcaatccaatgcaatttttaaaaaagtgatgaGGCCTGTAGGAAAGTTAAATAAAGCTGCGTGTTGCAGGCTTTCTTTATTagccaaacatttaaacagtgtATACACGTGTGGTACCTGCATGCCAGGCAGAGGCCCTGGTAGCTTGATGTTGAGGAAGCTGCGCACTAGTTGGTATGTTCCAGGCACCCCTCCTAGTTGGGCCTGATGGAGGTTCCCAAAGACAGTCACCATGGTGTAGTTTTTATAACTGGGAAAGACAGAATTCATATTTAtggttcatccatccatccatccattcacttccacttatccttctcagggtcgcggggggcgctggagcctatcccagctgtcatagggcgagaggcggggtacaccctggacaggtcgccagtctgtcgcagggctaacacacaataTTTATGGTTCATTCTAGCTTAATTTCAGCAAACTGTAGATCCATGCATGTATCCACAAAAACAGGACCGGCTACCTGTTCTCAAGGAAAGCAAGTGCCTGGCGCACAAAGGCCATTTGCATTTCAACACTAGTGCGACTCTTCAGAGTGTCTTTGGCTGGAACCAACAACACGTCTGTCATCTGCTTCACCATCAGCCACAACTCTGACACGTTCTGGAGGaacgagagagaaagaaaggtgcGTTCATACCGAGTAATCTGTTACATCTGTCAGTAACAAGTAACTTCAGGCTGATACATCAGTGAGAGATCAGCGTTCCTACCTTGTCGTCCAGGCTTTCTGCTACTGAAGCACATAAATCTCCCAGATTAGGCTGAATGTGACCGTTCACTATCTTCTCATTGAAAATGTAGATCTGACGGAGAACAAAACGGAGGCAGGTCCACAAACTGTTAAATGCTCGTTTTATAAGGAAATGTCAAAACTTTCATATAAACTTAGCCTCCGGTTAAAAATGAACCTTTTTTTACGACCACCGAGTGAAATGGTTCACAATAAAAAACAGCACGAAAAGTATCAAAATGTTGACGAGGTCGTCAAAGAGGATCACGAAAATCAGACAAACGACGCCGCACGCAATGTGTCGACACATGGTCGAAGTAATAAAATGTGGTGCAGCGAGTGGAAGCGACAGAAGGTCATCCTGGATGATGCTGGGTGGAGCGCTGGGGCGGGGACACGCGCCCCCTCTGCAGAACAATTAATCCATATGTTTGATCTGCAGCTTCCAGGCTTTGCTGTAACCCCGTTTCAACCAAACCATCGGCCGACAGCTTCATGTTTAACAGAACACAGCTAgagatgattattattattattgctaccAAGCTCTGCGGCGCTGTTTGTATTAAAACACACTCTGCTgatgtcctccttttccccttcATTAGATCCCAGTATGTAATCAATAcacgtttcttcttcttctatgcATTTATTACATAagaaaaagcaataaataacagGCATTATTAGGCATTAGCACAACACATTTTAGTGCCACTAAAAATGTATTTCCCTTATAGTAACATTTGCATTCAGATTTTGCAGCGTTAACCTGATATAAAAATGCTTCAGTAACAATAACCTgctgtgcaaaatgccacaataTGAATGCACTGAAAGGTAATTTGCATAAAACAGGAATGTTGATGTGCTGTGTGCATTTACCTGAAATTTTCACACCAAAATAATTAGACTATCGGGGACCCACCTGGCGTCCGTAGGCCACCTCCACGCTGTCCAGCGCACTTCTTCCTGGAGCGGTCACCTCACTCACAAAGCTGGGCTGTAATGGACCGCAGGTCAGGTGGTAAGCAAAGACAGAAGTAGATCAGTCGCGTGCTGCTGAAACGTTTGTGTCTAAACAGGAGAACTTTTGCTGCTCATTACTTTGCATGTTGAGAGTCTGAGACAGGAGGACGTCCTGTCCCGACTGATTACTGCCCGCCTGCTCGACACACGCTGGGACACAATCCCACACAATAAGATCaaagtcttgtttttgtttcttgctCAGGGTGATGATAAAAATAGTGTTTCTGAGTCTGAGATGAAAACGCTagcttgtttgttttagttGAGCAGGTAGACAGGTAGTGTGTGGCGTCACAGCCCTGACATGCTCTTTGAAGCAGACATATTCAGTCCAAGAAGTTTAACTGTGTTACAAAAATGATGCTATCTGTAAGACCTAATGAAGCGGGAACGATGCAGCACTTGACAGTTCTGATCTCCACACAGCAATGTTTCCTTCATACTCAAACGAGGTCACGATTGATAAATCCACCGTGTTGTTGACACACCTGCACGTTAACTGAGACACAACCTCTGAATTTATTGTTCATAACTACAAATGACAGATTCATGAACGcattaaaaatgacacaaacatgGACCGACTCGCTGCTGCAAAATTCATTTACAATGTGCAGGTGCCACCATGAGCACCTATACGGCTCCCTGTCCCGTACCTCCACGTCTTGACTGAAGTCCAGAGCGTCTTCTCCTGCTCCCAGCAGCGTGTGCAGCACTCTCTGCTTCACCTGCTCCCACTGAACCAGCATCGACTCCCGATGGTACTCTTCAGCCAGCAGGAACGTCTGAACAAACGGCGATGGGAAGCAAGCCTCCAGTCATATTCGAGcgtgcagaaaaacacagttcACTGGGGTCAAGCTGTGTTACAGATGCTAAACAGGGGATTGTCCTTAACATGGTCATCTCTGCCCCAAGCACCAGCTACTCAAACCCTCCCGTTTGTGAGTGGTAGCAAATCACAAATAAGTTGGCTTAAAGTCAAGATGACCTTAAAGTTGAAGGAGCTAAAACAATGCATTTGCCAGGCAGGATGAGTGGAGGGGTCTGCACTGAGCTCCATCATACAAAAAATAAGAAGCGCTAGAAACGAGCAAAATAATTTGTCCTTGTAGTACAAGTACGTTAATCCACATCCACGAGGTAAGACGAACATCGCACACACTAAACTGGATTTAACAGCAGACCCCTGTGAAGACGAGTCCACCAGGACTCGGTGGCGTCTATTTTAACCCTCCACAGAGACTTCAAAGTGAGATAATGGGAACTCGAGATAATTGAATCTCCAGCTTAGGGAGATGCAAATCTAGACTAAAGCCACCATTTACTGGGTTAACTTGGTCAAAGctttaaacaatttaaaaacggcattaagtctaaaaagatattaaaattgtatttaaatcGTAAGTATAAACGTTCCTGGTCAGCGACACATCGCAGtaatttaacaatttaaaaaagcagtttCATGTTATACATGTATTACGTTCTGTTATCGGGGCTTTTTCCTGCCCAAATACCTTTTTGGTTTTAGAAGCACACAGCATGCAGCAGCTCCAGTGGTTACTGTAACATGCCTGCCTGCCCTGCTTTTCATGTTGATGTCAAAACTAAAGCTACGAGATAAAAATCTGCAGGAACATCTAACACCCACGTTCTTTTTAATCTTCAGTGCATTTGTTTTTCCCCACCCTTGCACATAAGTCCCTTTCCTCTCTCGGGGAGCGGAGACAGATAATGGGAACGGCAGCTAATTAAACGAGGGGCCTATTAGCTCTGCACATCAGGGAAGCCATTTCAGAACCATTCCCCAAAGGTTCACACCAGAAGGACTTTTAGATCACAGCGAGCAGAAATGACTAAAAATGTCGTTTTTAAGTGTTCGGTATTGTGATGTGCTGATGCTACGAGACAGTGAAACGAATGCTTTTGTAAACCTCGGTAtatgacaaacaaacacacactgtctgTGACTGTTGGGACTAATTATgtcatcttcttttttaatcatCTAAAGAATAAAAAGTATAATCGCACTCGGACGTGCGCCCTGCAGGCCTGCGTTACTCTAACAGTGCCTGTGAACTAGTTTCCTACACTGCAGGACTAAAGACTGCGAGGCCACGAGACTCTGGACAGATACCGACCCTGCGGCGAGACTCCTCGATGGCGGACAGGAGGGCGTTGTCCCTCTCGTTCTTCAGGAAgccctgcagacacacagacagatgtgGGGAGAAGAGGAGTCACGGTGATGAACACACTGTGCATCATGTTCCTGTTGGCTTTGGCTTACATTAACACGTTTGTCAATGCAAAGGTGCACTTCTATCATGTGCAGGTAAGTACTGCCGCTAACCTTGAGTTATTCTGCTTTTTTAGGTTTATATAACTGCAAGTCGTGCAGCCCTGCCATAATAGCTTCTTAGACTGGAGGAAGGTTGTTCCCTTTGTCAGATAACAGAATAATCATTTACTGGTGACATTGTCTGACTTTAAATCTGAAGCAAGCAGGATAATTCAGCCTCAAACCCCCAAAAGCAAGCAGTTGATCAGAGACAGCTAGTTTCCAAAGCCAAGGACGGTTTATTCAGCTCTTAAGAAGCTGAATTCGCTCCTGTCCTCTCATGTGCGTCTATGTCCAAATGCTTAGCTCAGTCCAATTTCTACCTCTTCCTTTTacaagctcacacacacatcacctCTGCC
This Astatotilapia calliptera chromosome 7, fAstCal1.2, whole genome shotgun sequence DNA region includes the following protein-coding sequences:
- the nup93 gene encoding nuclear pore complex protein Nup93 isoform X2, giving the protein MLVQWEQVKQRVLHTLLGAGEDALDFSQDVEPSFVSEVTAPGRSALDSVEVAYGRQIYIFNEKIVNGHIQPNLGDLCASVAESLDDKNVSELWLMVKQMTDVLLVPAKDTLKSRTSVEMQMAFVRQALAFLENSYKNYTMVTVFGNLHQAQLGGVPGTYQLVRSFLNIKLPGPLPGMQDGEIEGHPVWAVIYYCLRCGDLHAAMQVVNRMQHQLGDFKTWFQEYMKSPDRRLSPTSENKLRLHYRRVLRNCADPYKRAVYCMIGKCDINDNHGEIADKTEDYLWLKLNQVCFDDDGSSSPQDRLTLPQLQKQLLEDYGESHFSASQQPFLYFQVLFLTAQFEAAVAFLFRVERLRSHAVHVALVLYELRLLLKSTGQSAQLLSQEPGDPPMVRRLNFIRLLMLYTRKFESTDPREALQYFYFLRNEKDNQGENMFMRCVSELVIESREFDMLLGRLEKDGSRKPGVIDKFAGDTRAIISKVALEAENKGLFEEAVKLYELAKNSDKVLELMNRLLSPVIAQVSAPQSNKERLKNTAVAIAERYRSQGVAGDKSVDSTFYLLLDLMTFFDEYHAGHVDRAYDVMERLKLLPLSQDSVEERVAAFRNFSDEVRHNLSEVLLATMNILYTQYKRLKGAPAGTPGRPQRTMEDRDTQLRGQARALITFAGMIPYNMAGDTNARLVQMELLMN
- the nup93 gene encoding nuclear pore complex protein Nup93 isoform X1, which translates into the protein MDTEGFGELLQQAEQLAAETEAVSELPHVERNLQEIQQAGERLRSRTLTRTSQDAADVKASILLGSRGLDIFHISQRLESLSAATTFEPLEPVKDTDIQGFLKNERDNALLSAIEESRRRTFLLAEEYHRESMLVQWEQVKQRVLHTLLGAGEDALDFSQDVEPSFVSEVTAPGRSALDSVEVAYGRQIYIFNEKIVNGHIQPNLGDLCASVAESLDDKNVSELWLMVKQMTDVLLVPAKDTLKSRTSVEMQMAFVRQALAFLENSYKNYTMVTVFGNLHQAQLGGVPGTYQLVRSFLNIKLPGPLPGMQDGEIEGHPVWAVIYYCLRCGDLHAAMQVVNRMQHQLGDFKTWFQEYMKSPDRRLSPTSENKLRLHYRRVLRNCADPYKRAVYCMIGKCDINDNHGEIADKTEDYLWLKLNQVCFDDDGSSSPQDRLTLPQLQKQLLEDYGESHFSASQQPFLYFQVLFLTAQFEAAVAFLFRVERLRSHAVHVALVLYELRLLLKSTGQSAQLLSQEPGDPPMVRRLNFIRLLMLYTRKFESTDPREALQYFYFLRNEKDNQGENMFMRCVSELVIESREFDMLLGRLEKDGSRKPGVIDKFAGDTRAIISKVALEAENKGLFEEAVKLYELAKNSDKVLELMNRLLSPVIAQVSAPQSNKERLKNTAVAIAERYRSQGVAGDKSVDSTFYLLLDLMTFFDEYHAGHVDRAYDVMERLKLLPLSQDSVEERVAAFRNFSDEVRHNLSEVLLATMNILYTQYKRLKGAPAGTPGRPQRTMEDRDTQLRGQARALITFAGMIPYNMAGDTNARLVQMELLMN